The Monomorium pharaonis isolate MP-MQ-018 chromosome 5, ASM1337386v2, whole genome shotgun sequence genome segment TACCGAAGCCTGTGAACCCAGCTCTGCTGCAAACCCATGTCATGTTTATGGCACTTTATCTCATCGGATTCTTCCTGGAGCGCAAGCCTTGCACTATCTGTAGTCTCGTGTTCCTTGCTGCTGTCTTCCTTATTTGCTATAGTGGAATAGGCAATTGTCTACTCTGGAGCACAAATTGCGACACAGTAAGATGTGACAATGGCTAAGATTGTCAACTATCTTTAACTCGCAAACGCTGAGAGTTAACAGAGAATTA includes the following:
- the LOC105840183 gene encoding bladder cancer-associated protein, with protein sequence MYCLQWLIPVLLIPKPVNPALLQTHVMFMALYLIGFFLERKPCTICSLVFLAAVFLICYSGIGNCLLWSTNCDTVRCDNG